The Dasypus novemcinctus isolate mDasNov1 chromosome 11, mDasNov1.1.hap2, whole genome shotgun sequence DNA window ttttccactgtttTAATGACTAGAACAGTTTTGATAACTAAATTGAGAGAATGTCCTAATCATCAAAGGCCACTCAGTACTTTTCTTGTCTTCCTCAAATTTTTATAAGAAGTATTTGAAAAGGCCATCTGATATGAGACCAAACAGAAGAACTAGTGTGTGCCAACAATATTTGTTACTCAGTCTCATGCCAGCAAGTTTATTACCTGCAAATATCCGCTAAAAAAAtagtgagaaagaaaagaatggattgACACATACAGACCCACATCTGTACACGTGTGTGTGCTCACAATCACAGACTAGCTTGCAACAACTGTTTACAATCaaggaaagctgagagttaaatGAGATGAGTAGTCAAATGCCCAGCATATGTTGTTTTTGCATTGTTTATGTGACCAATCATTATTAAAATTTATCATCCTTTTAATGCTATCAGTTTAcgatagtaaaaaaaaacaaaaatgcaccAACAACAGACATGCTCTTCAACAAAAACAGCATTCCGTTTAGAACAATATTGGAACCAGTGCTTTATTGGGCTCAAATTCAATAAACTCACCATTGCACTGCATTTCAGAATTCTTCCTCTGCTGCTATATGGCTTGAGTGCTgagaaaatgaccaaaaaaaaaaaaaaaaagtagtagaagaagaaaaacaaaaaaagattgtGTGTGTAAAATTCTGTCAAAAAAAAGTAAGGCACTGAAAGAACTATTGAAAATTTTGACATCTGTTTATCTGTTTATAGCTATGGCAAGATTACTCATATTAATTCTTGTTTAAAATGCCATATGAAGGAAAGACATTTGTGCAAACAAGAGTCATATTTGAATTGTAGATCATGTCTTCACCATCTGTGAGAGCTGATGGTGTTGCAAAATTAATGTGTTAATGAAATCACAATAATTTCTCCAAAGTAATGGGTTCTGAAGCCTCGAATGACTATTTTTTGAACTTTGGTGTCTAGCGATTTCCAATTGGGAAAAGCTCTCAGCCTTTAATTAGTTCTGCAGCccaactttaaaataaatttggtgaTGTCTTTCTTTTGCCAGGAGTAGATGTGAAGGGGGAAAGAAAGCCATAACAACTTTTGGAAAATGTTCTCTGGTGTTTGAAAAGTTGTTAAATAAGACTGCCTGCCAAGAAATGTCACCAAAAATTCTGACTACTGAGAGAGAGTGGGCAAACAGCTCAAAAAATAATTCTAGCTTGCTGCAACATCACAGGTTGGGAATAGCTAAACCTCACACAGACTTCATGACTAATTCCAAGTTTCTCCTTGGAAGCCAGAGATAATGATGTTCAGTGCTTTGCGGTGTTAGTTAACACAGCATACCCTTTCCAAGTGCATTATCGAACACAGTCAATAGTGAGAAGTGACTCTGCATGAGGAGAATTTTAAGGGGCTAGGTTTCAAGCCCACTGAACTTTCTGGAGAATCCTTCCCTCCAAAACGATTTAGATTTGCAGTTACAGTGCGCCTCTTTGACACGTGAAAATGTGTGGGCCGGTATATGTAGTCTTTTTCGTCAGAACCACCTTGAAGTCACACTTAAAGGGGACAacacaatttctttaaaaaaagagagagagaaaagaataggaaattgTGATGATTGCCTCCTGatgagttaatatttataaagcaaaccCATCATTTTACCAACATTTCAGGATTTTCCCTTTGATAAGGAAACAGTTCAGCCTATTTGAAAATTTAGAATAGAGTTTGAAAGAACCTTTATGTGAAACATGAAATGCCATCTACCCAAAGAAATTGCTTATCTTACctattgtggttttttgtttgttttgttttatttatttattttactctgTTTTAGGTATGTGACTGGTGTAAGCACATAAGACACACAAAAGAATACCTGGATTTTGGGGACGGGGAAAGAAGGCTTCAGTTCTGCAGTGCAAAATGTCTCAATCAGTACAAAATGGACATTTTCTACAAAGAGACACAGGCCAATCTTCCAGCTGGGCTGTGCAGCACATTACATCCTCCCATGGAAAATAAAGCAGAAGGCACCGGAGTGCAGCTGCTCACTCCAGACTCTTGGAATATCCCGCTAACAGATGCTCGGAGGAAGGCGCCCTCCCCGGTGGTTGCAGCTGGCCAAAGCCAGGGCCCTGGCCCGTCGGCGTCCACCACCGTGTCTCCATCTGACACTGCCAACTGCTCTGTCACTAAAATCCCCACGCCAGTGCCCAAGTCCATCCCCATCAACGAGACTCCAAACATCCCTCCCGTATCCGTCCAGCCACCTGCTAGCATCGGGCCTCCGCTCGGTGTCCCGCCGCGCAGCCCTCCCATGGTGATGACCAACCGCGGCCCCGTGCCGCTGCCCATCTTCATGGAGCAGCAGATCATGCAGCAGATCCGCCCGCCCTTCATCCGTGGGCCGCCGCACCACGCCTCCAACCCCAACAGCCCCCTGTCCAACCCCATGCTCCCCGGCATCGGGCCCCCGCCCAGCGGCCCCAGGAACATGGGCCCCACGTCCAGCCCCATGCACCGGCCCATGCTGTCGCCCCACATCCACCCCCCGAGCACGCCCACCATGCCCGGGAACCCCCCGGGCCTgctgcccccgccgcccccgggcgccccctTGCCGAGTCTTCCCTTCCCGCCGGTGAGCATGATGCCAAACGGCCCCATGCCGGTACCCCAGATGATGAACTTCGGGCTGCCGTCCCTCGCCCCGCTGGTGCCACCCCCGACCCTCCTCGTGCCATACCCGGTGATCGTACCCCTGCCCGtgcccatccccatccccatccccatcccccacGTCAATGATTCCAAACCCCCCAACGGATTCTCCAGCAATGGGGAGAACTTCATTCCGAGCGCCCCCGGCGACTCCTCGGCGGCCGGGGGGAAGCCAGGCGGACACTCCCTGTCCCCCCGGGACTCCAAGCAGGGCTCGTCCAAGGCCGCGGACTCGCCGCCGGGCTGCTcgggccaggccctgagcctggcGCCCGCGCCCGCGGAGCACGGCAGGAGCGAGGTGGTGGACCTGACGCGGCGCGCCGGCAGCCCCCCGGGCGCGGGCGGCCAGCTCGGCTTCCCCGGCGTGCTGCAGGGCCCGCAGGACGGCGTCATCGACCTGACCGTGGGCCACCGGGCCCGGCTGCACAACGTGATCCACCGCGCGCTGCACTCGCACGTCAAGGCGGAGCGCGAGCCGGGCGCCGCGGAGCGCAGGACCTGCGGCGGCTGCAGGGACGGCCACTGCAGCCCGCCCGCCGCCGGCGACCCGGGCCCGGGCGCCCCCGCGGGTCCCGAGGCCGCCGCCGCCTGCAACGTCATCGTGAACGGCACGCGgggggccgccgccgccgccgaggGCGCCAAGAGCGCGGAGCCGCCGCCGGAgcagcccccgccgccgccgccgccgcccgcgccccccaAGAAGCTGCTGTCGGTCGAGGAGCCGGCGGTGAGTGAGCTGGAGTCGGTGAAAGAGAACAACTGTGCTTCCAACTGCCACCTGGACGGGGAGGCGGCCAAAAAGCTGATGGGGGAGGAGGACCTGGCGGGGGGCGACAAGTCAGACCCGAACCTTAATAACCCCGCGGACGAGGACCACGCGTATGCTCTGCGGATGCTGCCCAAGACGGGCTGCGTGATCCAGCCTGTGCCAAAACCCGCGGAGAAGGCTGCCATGGCGCCGTGCATCATATCCTCGCCCATGCTCAGCGCCGGGCCCGAGGACCTGGAACCGCCGCTCAAAAGGAGGTGCCTCCGAATTAGAAATCAGAACAAGTAAAAAGGTTTGTATGTCCACCTGGGCTCTCCTCAGCACAAGACAGTGCCCCTCTGCCTACCTCCTACACAGCAGGGGTGAGAGATAGCTGTATTAATAGTCATTAATTTTACAGTATATCTCGTGTGGTATGTAGATCCAACAGTATGAGGCTTAGTTAAGGAGCATCAATTCCCATTTTGCAGTCGAGGAtactgagtcacagcttctgaGTGTCATCCCTGAGATCACTTATTTAATGGTGAAGTCCAGTCTCCAGCCTGCCTAGAAACCGCAAGTGCACTCCCATTGGATTATTAAAAGTGTGACTCGCTCTGTAAGTCACTCCTTGGGGAAGAGTGGGCTGTAAGGTGTAGGGCGGGAGGAGCTATTACTTGGGACACCTTGATGTCCAGTCATGAGGTTGCAGGGCTGTGGTAAAGGGCCAGCTAACCCATGAGTATAGCCCCTTCCTGGAGGTGGTAACCTCACTGGCAGAATGTCTCAACTCATCAAATTTTCTCCTTAACCACGGGATTCCATTTGCAAGATGAGAATAAAAACTCCTTTCACATGCTTAGGCCAACAGAACCCACGCCACCAAGCCCCATTTGCTTATGGGGGTGTTGGTGTAGTGACTTCTGTTCATGAGGTCTCCTTGCAGTTTGGCACCAACCGTCACTTCCCAGGGCAGGCCTCAAGCGTCGCTGACCAGCTGAGTGCCCCTTGGACTCAGCAGCTCAGCTGCTCGTCTCTGCAGACAGCGGGAGGCTTTGACAAGGACCAGGGCTGCACTGCTGAGCCGAACTGGATAAGAGTGCACACCTCTGACCTcatgggtaggtgggtgggtgATCCCGCATCTTGAGCTGCTAATAGGGATAGCAGAATtttggtgaggggaaggggagctAGCATGTATGATGGCATGCCAGCTATAGCCAGCCAGTCGTGGCCTTGTCAGAGCCTGTGAGAATAGGTATCATCAACGTCTTTCGAGGAAACAAGATGAGACTTAGACATTGCCCAAATCAGAGCTGGTAAGAGGAGGAGTCAGGAATTCAATTCAGGCATCTGGGACCCAGAGCCCAGCCAGGCTCCTCCCACTGTCCAAGTGGAATCCAAACAAACCAAAATCCCGTTGAGTTTGTCAGCTGTTTATacaaagaacagaagaaaacagAACCTTTAATGAGCACCCCCCTtccgggggccggggcggggcacAAAGGTGAATGTGATGCAGTGTGGTGGCGATGAGAACCCAGGGAGGAAGGAGGCCGGGGGTAGAAGTGTACCTTGTTAACATTTGTGTGTGCAGGCCCTCTCCTAAGTGTTATTTAGTAGTATCTATTTGGATCTGTACAAGTATTATTGTCTTCGTTTTACTGATAAggaaacaggcacagaagaatgaaGGGGCTTGCCCAGGATTTCCAAGTTAGTAAGTAGCAGAGTTGAGATTCAGAGTCAGGCTTACTGACTCcaaagctccttttttttttttaaaccactatagGAGAACAAGTTAATtggtccttttatttatttatttattttttaaagatttatttattttattttctctccccttcctctcctaccccagttgtcttttctctgtgtctatctgctgcgtgttcttctttgtctgcttctgttgtcagtggcacaggaatctgtttctttttttttttttttttgcatcatcttgctgtgtcagctctccgtgtgtgcggtgccattcttgggcaggctgcactttctttcgcgctgggtggctctccttgcgcgtggggctcccctatgcagggacaccccagtgtggcacggcactccttgcgcgcatcagcactgcacatgggccagctctatatgggtcaaagaggcctggggtttgaactgcggacctcccatgaagtagacggacgccctaaccactgggccaagtccgtttcccaattggTCCTTTTATTACCCTACTTGATGGCATTCTTTTATCCACCTCAGTTGTCATAGGGGAAAGTTGCTATGGAAAAACCAAGCCTACCTACCAACTTCCTTAagtttttaaatagtttaaatCTTGTTTTTCCAGCAACCATAAACTGAGTATACCAATCCGTTATATCCACAGTGGAAAATGAGCGTGGACCACAACACTTGATGTGGGTGTGTCTGGTCCAACGTCCCAAAGTCGGAATAGTTACATGGGCAGCTAACTTAGAGCCAGAAGTTTGCTGGGGAAGCACAGCCAGATCAAGGAGACTTTTTGGGTGATGAAAGAAAGGTTTATCAGCCTTCATAGTTTGAGGTTTCCATTTCCACTCATGGCTTTGTCAGTAGGAACAGAATATGAAAATGTGGCTCACCATTCCTTCTTGATTTTATATCTTAACGTCCTGCTGTCTGAAAACAGATGGCTTCAACATTCTTACAGGCATCTCAGTTGAAGATTTCCCCAATTTCTCCATGAGAATAATAGAATCTGGTTGACAAAGCCCTCAGTAATAGGAAGGTGTGAGACAAAACCTTTAGAAGTCAGAAAGCATCGGGAATTGCCATTTTAACACAGTCTAATATCACTCATTCAAAAGAGTTTAAGGGGCTAACTAGGAGGTGAAAGATTTTTCTACCATCGCTGGGGTGAGAAGTGACCAGGTCAAGACCAATACCATTAGCGCATCAAGTAACATGAACGTGTATAATGGCTACATGGTTGATAAATGTTTCTGAACAAAGAATCAGGCTACGGTCTTGTATGTATTCCAGAGTCATTGCTAAAAATATTAACCTGACTTCAGCCTACTTCAGAAAAGGCAGTGGAGAAATTGTCCATAGTCCCGATGGGATTGAAGGGTTCTTTTTATGATGAGTTCCCCGAGAAATTATAGCTTTTCTCTAAAGTCAGAAACACTTAGACTTTGCCAGCTACAGCAGGGTGACAAGGCGAGTGATTTAAGATGGGGAAAGGACCACCTCTCCTCCCCTAAATCACAGTTCCTCTTACCCTCTCAAGTTCTATGTCGCCTCACAGCACAGTCTCAACTTGCCGTAATTCACTCATGCCCACTGAAGTTTCCCAATTTTCTGTGCACACGTGGCGctgtttttcttctctgcctGCAGAAACCCAGCCCATTTGTGTGGTTGGGGAAACTGGAAATGGATCTGTTAAATAAAGGACTGCAGGGTTTCTGTGCCCTGATGGTGACCAGCGTTTGGTGATGAGTTAAAGCCAAAAGAAAACCCGAAATAAAATCCAGGCTGAGAGTGGTATTGGGTGAGGTGCAGGTGAGTGAATTTCCCTTGTGCTTGCTGGTGGGTGACTCATATTATTCCTCACAGGAGAGTCTGGTAGTTACTTTAGTCAGGGTCTTCATTATTCTCTCCGGGTCCACCATTCTCAGACTATTAACTAGTTTTGATCATCTTCAGTAGATTCAAAGCAGGTGTATCTTGAAATCAACAAGCCAGGCATCTACCCTTGTCTTCAAAGAAGTCATCATACTTGATAGTTCTTTGCAAATTATAGTTGTATGTACGTATCTGTGTGTTTTCCCCTCATTTTGAAGCTGCTCTGTTCCTGGTTACCTGACTTTAGGCATTCTTGTTTCTTGATATGATTACACATGAGCTGAATGGGGAAATATTTTCCCCAGATGCAGAACTAATTAAGTTTAGTTGATGATGTTAAAAGGTTGTAAATTTCCTTTAATCTTAAAGTTTTAAGACTCCAAATACCAGTTCTGCAGCTTCAGCTTCTGTAAGCTGAGGGAAAATATCCCCccaaataataaggaaaacaatgaataaacattttCCAAACTATTCTATCCAcaaagaattccatttatatatgaaatactCTTTTCTTTGTCTCTGCCTGGGGGCTTGGAAGGGAGCTGTTTGTATTTGTGCATTTTCAGAATCTCTGCACTTAACACTTGTTTATGGTACATTGGGGAGTTCACAGTAACCATTTGCAAATGTTTGAAGATATTCAAAAGAAACTATTCCCCCCTCCTCGATTTTCCAGGGAAATGACATATTCTCTTTAAGTAAAATAATCAGTGGAAAAAATGTGTATGAAGAGTAACCCTTTTACCCTCTCTTTTTCCACTCCAAGGGAGCAACCATATATTTAAGAACTGTTCCATTGAAATAGTCCATACAGTTCCCCACCTTTGTGGCTCCCAGTTTCCTACGTTTTTAAAACCAGAAAGAATTCAGCCCCAATTCTGTGATGCTCCTCCAGGCTTAGCAGTGGGGATTTGACTTTTGTTTTCTCCCAGAGAGCCGGAGAAGGTGGCTTCTTGGAGTTTTGGCTTCTTAGAATTTAATTGTTGGCCTGGTCAGGGAGCCGCAATTCTAGAAACGACTCTTTGGTTGGGGGCGAGGGGGTTACCTCATTAGGAAAGCCAATAGGGTGGGGGTGACAGGTAACTCTTTGCCAGTTTAGTCTCTTCCGCTGAGAAGTTTGAGAGAGAAGATTCTGAAGTCAGTCCATACATTCAGAATGCTACTATACATGCCTACTTTTCaagcaaggaaaagaaggaaaactcaGAGTAAGAAGAGGAAATTAGTGCAAATGGGATGTGCTTGGATCCTGTGCCAGATGAGATATTTGATGCTCCGGCACTTGATTATTGGGAATGGTAATTGGTGACCTCACCCCTAATGTAACAGTTCAGCCTGCTGGTCAGGATGCAGATGGCTATGTAGTGTTAGGTAGAGGTGATTCAAGCCAGGGAGAAGCTGCCAGCCTGTGCCTTACACACACATATAGCCAGTGGTGGGGCCTGGGAGACTGCTGTGTGCTCATTTCAGACTCATAGACGAAGGCTTTGTGGAATGAACAGTATCCAGACTGGCCTTAGACACATCCAGCCAATGCTGCTGGGTCCATTTTAGCGCTGTGGCAAGGGGCTAGAGGGTCGGGTTTTAATGTGCACACACCTGGCTTTCAGATCCCATTTCAATTACATTATGATGGAATATGAAGCAATAGTGGTGACcagctatttctttctttccggTGTTGCCATCACCCTCCAGGGCTGGGACTAGGGTGGGACAAGAGATTCTCTCAGGGTGGTGCAGGGGAATGCACACCCGTCTGATCTTTCGACCTTCCTGTCCATGCAGCAGACTCCCTCAAGCTGGTCTGCTAGGCCAGTCCATGCCTTTAGCGACTGCTCCGGAAAGTTTCATGCATCGTGCTTATGGGCATTTTCTTGAGAGAAGAGGGCCAAAGATTTTGGCTTCAGAAAAAGTACGATCTACATAGCTGAAGGATTATTTTATGTGATTTCTGAGTAATATCTGAGTTGGgggttttgcttgttgctttgaGGGAGCTGAATTAATTGTAAGTTCCCCTTAAAACTTAGAAATTTACTCTTGGCAGTTTTTGCTGTGGACCTAATATTGCAGAATCCCTGTTGCTGCTACGTACTGTAGCGCTTACCACCATAAGGATGGCCTGAGTGACAAAATGTGAAAGGTTCTGAATCTTTCTTCAAGTTACCATATCTTGTGAAAGGAGGAGGAatcaggagggagagaggaaacaaGCTAGATACTTCCATAGCACTTGGACTTTCAAAGCGTAGGCTGCCTAGAGAGATGCTGGCCTTCTGTGGGAAAACACTTCTCCTGccactgaggcccagggaatGGAAGGGCCAGAGAAGTGGCCCGGTCAGTAGACACAGGACATTGACGAAGCTGAGTCTGGGCAGATCGATGTACTCCTCAGCATGCTTCTTTACCTGGAGAGAGTTTAGCTGGGAAGAGGGAAGCATTTGATCAGCTATCAACAAGGTGTTCCCCAGAAGGGCACTGGAAATAAACCCTCTGACTGGTTTCCGATGACTCACCCCCTCACTGGCCGCACGGCTGCCTGTGCATCATGGTTCAATCACTTAAACCTACCTCCCTGCCAACAAGCGTTCAAGAGGGCAGAGGTGTCCGAGGACCAAAACGCACTACAGCACAGGGCACTTACGTCAGGTGGGGACCTCACCTCCACCGCAGCAGTCTGCCTTTTCCAGGCTCTCTTGTGGAAGAGATGGTGCCACAGAGACTGAGGGTCCCCCTTTCACCGTGTCCTGCCCAGAATTCCTTCGTGTTCTTCAGTTGCTGCTTTGAATTCACGATACATTTTATGTGGAAGGTTGTTAGGGTGATGTATTCAGCAtgtgtaaacttttttttttaacacctcaAAAGGCATGAAAGGAATTCAttcagagaaacaaataaattagcTTTAAAAGGTAAACAGTTTAGTGCTGGAATCATTGAACAGAGTCCCATTCTCAAGGAAAAGGAGTAACTGCCATCTCAGAGGCCAGCTCTAAATACTCTGGATTTGTGGATTCCCACAGCATTCTGCTTAAGAAAAGAAAGTAGGGTGGGACCAGTACTGAGAATGTGAGGCCAtggatggggagggggaagaagcaCGCCCAAATTATGTCAAGGGTCTTTAAAGGATTCTAGTGAAAATGAGTGGCATGGACTAAACAGTTGTGAACTGGGAACCAGTCAGGTTGCCCCTTCCTAGGACTGCACTGTGGTCCCAAGCAACAGCAGGTGGGCGCCATTTCCCCATGTTGCCCAAACGAGCAATGCTCCTTAGGGAGAAGGGAACACGAGAGCAGAACTGCCTCTCCACGCAGCCACGAGGCAATGTGCAAAGCCTCCCCGGGCACCCCAGCCTCATTCCCATACAGGTATTTGGCAGTACCAGTGCTGATTGTCTCCTCATCCCCACTCTGAACCTCTGGTTTGTCCTCTTTCTTTGACAGCAAACTGTGTTTTCTTTGGGGTAAAAGGGAAGTAAGAATGTGACTATAGCATtaaagaacagaagagagaaacaTACTTATGGACT harbors:
- the SOBP gene encoding sine oculis-binding protein homolog isoform X1, whose translation is MAEMEKEGRPPENKRSRKPAHPVKREINEEMKNFAENTMNELLGWYGYDKVELKDGEDIEFRSYPTDGESRQHISVLKENSLPKPKLPEDSVISPYNISTGYSGLTTGNGLSDSPAGSKDHGNVPIIVPLIPPPFIKPPSEDDVSNVQIMCAWCQKVGIKRYSLSMGSEVKSFCSEKCFAACRRAYFKRNKARDEDGHAENFPQQHYAKETPRLAFKNNCELLVCDWCKHIRHTKEYLDFGDGERRLQFCSAKCLNQYKMDIFYKETQANLPAGLCSTLHPPMENKAEGTGVQLLTPDSWNIPLTDARRKAPSPVVAAGQSQGPGPSASTTVSPSDTANCSVTKIPTPVPKSIPINETPNIPPVSVQPPASIGPPLGVPPRSPPMVMTNRGPVPLPIFMEQQIMQQIRPPFIRGPPHHASNPNSPLSNPMLPGIGPPPSGPRNMGPTSSPMHRPMLSPHIHPPSTPTMPGNPPGLLPPPPPGAPLPSLPFPPVSMMPNGPMPVPQMMNFGLPSLAPLVPPPTLLVPYPVIVPLPVPIPIPIPIPHVNDSKPPNGFSSNGENFIPSAPGDSSAAGGKPGGHSLSPRDSKQGSSKAADSPPGCSGQALSLAPAPAEHGRSEVVDLTRRAGSPPGAGGQLGFPGVLQGPQDGVIDLTVGHRARLHNVIHRALHSHVKAEREPGAAERRTCGGCRDGHCSPPAAGDPGPGAPAGPEAAAACNVIVNGTRGAAAAAEGAKSAEPPPEQPPPPPPPPAPPKKLLSVEEPAVSELESVKENNCASNCHLDGEAAKKLMGEEDLAGGDKSDPNLNNPADEDHAYALRMLPKTGCVIQPVPKPAEKAAMAPCIISSPMLSAGPEDLEPPLKRRCLRIRNQNK
- the SOBP gene encoding sine oculis-binding protein homolog isoform X3; protein product: MNELLGWYGYDKVELKDGEDIEFRSYPTDGESRQHISVLKENSLPKPKLPEDSVISPYNISTGYSGLTTGNGLSDSPAGSKDHGNVPIIVPLIPPPFIKPPSEDDVSNVQIMCAWCQKVGIKRYSLSMGSEVKSFCSEKCFAACRRAYFKRNKARDEDGHAENFPQQHYAKETPRLAFKNNCELLVCDWCKHIRHTKEYLDFGDGERRLQFCSAKCLNQYKMDIFYKETQANLPAGLCSTLHPPMENKAEGTGVQLLTPDSWNIPLTDARRKAPSPVVAAGQSQGPGPSASTTVSPSDTANCSVTKIPTPVPKSIPINETPNIPPVSVQPPASIGPPLGVPPRSPPMVMTNRGPVPLPIFMEQQIMQQIRPPFIRGPPHHASNPNSPLSNPMLPGIGPPPSGPRNMGPTSSPMHRPMLSPHIHPPSTPTMPGNPPGLLPPPPPGAPLPSLPFPPVSMMPNGPMPVPQMMNFGLPSLAPLVPPPTLLVPYPVIVPLPVPIPIPIPIPHVNDSKPPNGFSSNGENFIPSAPGDSSAAGGKPGGHSLSPRDSKQGSSKAADSPPGCSGQALSLAPAPAEHGRSEVVDLTRRAGSPPGAGGQLGFPGVLQGPQDGVIDLTVGHRARLHNVIHRALHSHVKAEREPGAAERRTCGGCRDGHCSPPAAGDPGPGAPAGPEAAAACNVIVNGTRGAAAAAEGAKSAEPPPEQPPPPPPPPAPPKKLLSVEEPAVSELESVKENNCASNCHLDGEAAKKLMGEEDLAGGDKSDPNLNNPADEDHAYALRMLPKTGCVIQPVPKPAEKAAMAPCIISSPMLSAGPEDLEPPLKRRCLRIRNQNK
- the SOBP gene encoding sine oculis-binding protein homolog isoform X2, with translation MAEMEKEGRPPENKRSRKPAHPVKREINEEMKNFAENTMNELLGWYGYDKVELKDGEDIEFRSYPTDGESRQHISVLKENSLPKPKLPEDSVISPYNISTGYSGLTTGNGLSDSPAGSKDHGNVPIIVPLIPPPFIKPPSEDDVSNVQIMCAWCQKVGIKRYSLSMGSEVKSFCSEKCFAACRRAYFKRNKVCDWCKHIRHTKEYLDFGDGERRLQFCSAKCLNQYKMDIFYKETQANLPAGLCSTLHPPMENKAEGTGVQLLTPDSWNIPLTDARRKAPSPVVAAGQSQGPGPSASTTVSPSDTANCSVTKIPTPVPKSIPINETPNIPPVSVQPPASIGPPLGVPPRSPPMVMTNRGPVPLPIFMEQQIMQQIRPPFIRGPPHHASNPNSPLSNPMLPGIGPPPSGPRNMGPTSSPMHRPMLSPHIHPPSTPTMPGNPPGLLPPPPPGAPLPSLPFPPVSMMPNGPMPVPQMMNFGLPSLAPLVPPPTLLVPYPVIVPLPVPIPIPIPIPHVNDSKPPNGFSSNGENFIPSAPGDSSAAGGKPGGHSLSPRDSKQGSSKAADSPPGCSGQALSLAPAPAEHGRSEVVDLTRRAGSPPGAGGQLGFPGVLQGPQDGVIDLTVGHRARLHNVIHRALHSHVKAEREPGAAERRTCGGCRDGHCSPPAAGDPGPGAPAGPEAAAACNVIVNGTRGAAAAAEGAKSAEPPPEQPPPPPPPPAPPKKLLSVEEPAVSELESVKENNCASNCHLDGEAAKKLMGEEDLAGGDKSDPNLNNPADEDHAYALRMLPKTGCVIQPVPKPAEKAAMAPCIISSPMLSAGPEDLEPPLKRRCLRIRNQNK